The window CGAGGGGTGAAGTTTTTGAAGATTTTGAGAGAGCAAAGGTCCCGATGCCTAACTATAGATAGGTCTTTGTTGGGTAAAGCTTTTTAAAGCTTTTGAGAGTGATGGCCCCAATGCCTGATCATGGACAAGTCTTTGTCAGGTTATCAGTAGTGTAATGCATTTATGTAATGCATGTATGTATGTGATGATGCAAGTGAAtgcatttgcacaaaaaatattaAAAGGGGTAAACATATCATGCACCCTACAAAAATGATGGTTATGCTTGAACAAAAGATAGGCTCTGCATATAAGAAATAATGCCCTCGAATGTTTTAgctgtttcaaatgtatgttgcaagtgttttatctggatgttgcatatgttgcactggctatacacgaatgttgcaagtgtatgttttaaatcTTTCAACtatttcaaacatatgttgcaagtgttttatctatatgTTGCATAAGTTATAGTGCCCATAcatacatgttgcaagcgtatgttgtaAATTTTTTATCTGTTTTGGATGTATGTTGCAGCAAAtgtttatgttgcaagtgtttcatgagtTGGCGCAGCAAGGAGGCGCAGGTGAAGGTGGTCCTCTCGGGCGCAGCGGTCCCCGGGTGCGCGGGAAGCGAAACGGGAGCGACTAGCAGATGCGGAGTACAAAGTTGTATCCATGAGCAGTGGCAGCAGACGCGGAGCATGAAGCTGCATTCATGGGCAGGCAGCAAGCGCGGAGCACGAAGCTACATCCATAGGCGCCCTGTGGATATCATTATTGAAAATAGGCGGGCAGCTGGCGTGGGCGTTCGAACGGACGCTGTGTCTGGACATCTGGACAGCTAGTCTCTTCGCTAAACTATCTCCCTCTCTGCTTCCCCTCTCTTCTCTATTGGTATTCTTCTTCTTTCTACTTTAAAATTTCTCTTCAATTTCTTCTCGAATTTTACACTATATGGTTGAAGACCGTAACAATTGGTATCCAGAACCACAAATCCACCGCGCATGTTTCCATCCCCACAAAAAATCACCCAACCATTATCAACTTCAATTCATAATGGCTCGGGTGCCGTGTCCCACCAAAACCTAGGTCCAGATGGTGGACAATCTCGAGGATTTCACGAAGAAGTTTAAAGGGTCTTAGCTCATGATGCAGCAAACCCTTGACAAGCTTAGCGGGTTCAACGCCTGGTGGTCAACTGCGGACACGTCATTGGGGTAGCTGCCGATGAAATCAAAGGAGGAAGTGATGTGGCTACAGCACCTcgagccaccgccaccaccacatcCTTCACCGCCCCACTACCGTGGCATCCACCCCCATCACCATAAATGTGGGTCAACAATGGTAGTTCTAGAAATAAATAGAAGAAGGGGCTCAAGTCATATTCAACCTCTAGAGCTCCTCCTTCCTCTCTTTCATGTCTataaaatttgagaaaattacCTATGAGGCCCTCAAACTAAATTATATGGCCTTTTTATTAGTTTAGGCACTTAAGAGTGTTAAGTGGGGGTAATATGACCATTTTACCCTTGTTGACAAATTAAAAATGATTATAGTGCAAAGTTCAGTTTGTTTGTTTTAGATTTGGAGCAATATTGCACATGGTTTAAAGTTTTTATAATAGCATAAAAttaaaatatattaaaaatatttttaGTAAAAAATACATTACTACAAAATATATTATATTTTTAGTTAAAACATATTGTGAAAGCATATTATTGTGAACTATGTACTTTAATCATTTTTTTGTCAGGGGGTGACAATTAAAATGATTAAAGTGCAAAGTTCAGTTTGTCTATTTTAGATTTGGAGCAATATTGCACGTGGTTTAACGTTTTCATAAATAGCATAAAATTAAAATATACTTAAAAGATTTTTAGTTAAAAATACATTATTGCGAAAATATATTGTATTTTCAGTTAAAAATATATTGTGAAAGCATATTATTGTGAACACCACACTTCAATCATTTTTTaggggtaaaatggtcattttaTCCCTCACTTAATACCCGCCTAAACTAACAGAAAGGCCATATGGGTAATTGAATTTAGTTTTTTTGGTCTCATAGGTAAGTTCAAATAACAAAAGAGCCATGAAAGGAAGCTAGACTTTTTTTGAGGCCTCATAGGTAATTTCCATGAGCAGGATTCTATTAGCAACAATAGAATATGCTTGTTCGCCCTATAGCCATATTGGAGTTTCCCCAATTTGAAGGTGAGAATCCTCGTTTGTGGCGAGAATGGTGCGAGGTGTACTCAGTTAGCAAAGGCTTGAAGACAAGGTTCGCGACTGACGACAACAAAAAAAAAGAGACTAAAACGGTTGTTTGAAAGTCAAAAGATAAAACTAAGCCTCGAGTACTAGTTAAGGACAAAACAACTATTCTGTCGAAAGAGAACTACCGAGAGACTTTCTTCCACTAGATCTTTGTGCAAGTTTTGCAAGGACGAAAAGGCGATCCTGGAGAAAGATTTAGGCCCctattcgtttctcttataattcgtcttttttaatttattttttcagtcgaaatagtatttttctcttataataaattaatCGGAATAATATTTCGACTTATTTTTTCAACGAAGTGAACGGGACGTATTAATATAAAAACCAATGGAAGTGCGGTGGTTCTTTTCTCGAGAACGTGGCAAGCACGATTTCATTAATCAAGGAACACCAAGCCAAACGGCTCTAGCTAACTTGAAATGCAATCAAACATGCATCGAATCCCAGGTACGGTAGTGAATGGTCATGGCCCCATAAAATTAATAAAATCGATCAGATAACAAATATGTGATGTATATAGAAAAATAGCTAGCTCCCATGAGACGATCGATCCTAATAATAccctaaataaaaataaaatatatatatatatatatatttatatatatatttatttatttatttttatttttatttagggtatatatatatcctaGCTAGTTCGTCAAACAATCAGCCTTTTCGTTTGTTGGTTTTCGCTAGTCTAAATTAGTCagtcaacaatatttttctctaacaATAAACCAGTATCCGCCAGTCTAAATCAGTCTAGAAATCAAGTAACGATTAGAACTAATAATGCAAGTTCATGACAGGCAGGGATCATATCCATATAATAGCTATCGGCGGCTACTAgcctactgctactactagtaCTAGGATAATAAACAGAAGAGCTAGAAGAAGATGGGTACTACTAGGAAAGGAATAAATCGATGTTCAGTTGACGACGTTGCACTTTCTCCTGATCTCGCCCTGGTCGCCGGTGAGCACGCCGATGGCCGCCATCTTGGCCATGGAGACGGTGAAGTCGTGGAAGAAGTGTCCGTCGATCCTGCCGGAGGCGACCTGCAGCACGTAGGCCCTGGTGAAGGGGTGGTCCAGCAGCGAGGCGTCGGAGCGGAGCAGGCCGCGCCTCCGCGCGACGTGGCGGTAGTAGCTGGTATCGAAGGTGGTGCAGCTGCCGGGGTCCAACTCTGACGCCGCCGCGGTCGTGCTGTTGCTGGCGGCGCTGGGGCTGGGGCAGCGCATCCGCAGCCTGGCGGCGTAGCGCGCGTCGAGTGCCGGGTCGGGCGTGGCGCAGCTGGCGGAGGCGTAGAGGCGGTCGGCGTAGGACGCGCAGTGCGCCTTGCCCAGCGTGTGCGCCCCCGACAGCACGGCGAGGTCCTTGACGTCGAGGCCCTTGGCGGCGAAGGCCTGGACCATGAGGTCGATGTCGCCGTGCAGCGGCGGAAGCTCGACGCAGCTGGCGGCGCTGGAGGTGCGGCCGTCGCGGCGGCCCAGCGCGACGGGCCAGGTGGGGCCCTTGGCCAGCGAGACGGCGTCGCGCGCCATGAGCGCCAGGATGTCGGCGCAGGAGACGGTGCCCGGGCACGCCGTCTCGAGCTGGTCCTTGACCCGCGCCACGACGTCGAAGCCGCGCAGGCTGCCGTTGGGCAGCGAATCCTTCTCCGCCGTGTTGTTGGGCGTCGAGTCCAGCAGCACGGAGGCGTCGCACCCCTGAAAGATGCAGAGCGATGAGCGCGAGAGATCCATGGCGCAGCAGACCAGCAGTACTGCTACCCAATACCTGGACGAAGCAGTCGTGGTAGTGCAGCCTGAGGAGCGCGGCGGCGAGGTCCGGCGAGGCCCGGATGGCGGCCGTCGTCTCGTCGCGCACGATCTGCTCCGCCGCAGGGCACGTCTTGCTGTAGTAGCCGACCTGGAGCTGCCCCTGCCCGGCAACTGATGCAGCACACAGGACGAGTAGCACTGCCACTGCTACGGCCACCATGGGAGGAGGTGCAGTCCACCGCCGCTGCCACGGACGTCTGCTAGCTACTAGCCACCAGGCAGCAGTGTGTAGCGCGCTGCAAGTGATCGAAGCACTCTGGCTGCCAGCTGCAACTGTAGTGGCTATACTCCAACGGGTAGCATGCAAGATGGATGCCCATGCTCATATACTGGTAGCAGCCTTGAGCTGGGATTTCGGGCATTGCTGGCAGAGCAAGCATCAAGTATTAAACTATAGTAGCTGAGTTTGAGTGGtaccgttcgctggtctaaaattTGGCTGAAATTAgctaaaaatattattttaactgaatttttgtgagagaaaaatattgttctgactaAAA is drawn from Miscanthus floridulus cultivar M001 unplaced genomic scaffold, ASM1932011v1 os_1486_1_2, whole genome shotgun sequence and contains these coding sequences:
- the LOC136534098 gene encoding peroxidase 1-like → MVAVAVAVLLVLCAASVAGQGQLQVGYYSKTCPAAEQIVRDETTAAIRASPDLAAALLRLHYHDCFVQGCDASVLLDSTPNNTAEKDSLPNGSLRGFDVVARVKDQLETACPGTVSCADILALMARDAVSLAKGPTWPVALGRRDGRTSSAASCVELPPLHGDIDLMVQAFAAKGLDVKDLAVLSGAHTLGKAHCASYADRLYASASCATPDPALDARYAARLRMRCPSPSAASNSTTAAASELDPGSCTTFDTSYYRHVARRRGLLRSDASLLDHPFTRAYVLQVASGRIDGHFFHDFTVSMAKMAAIGVLTGDQGEIRRKCNVVN